In the Burkholderia cenocepacia genome, one interval contains:
- a CDS encoding hybrid sensor histidine kinase/response regulator, with the protein MKESIGDSAFETVFMKESSSDNASDCLESGLSVLLVDDQPFVGEVIRRALRSEHDIDLHVCTDAHRAMAVARDVKPTVILQDLVMPEIDGLDLVRAWRADAGTARVPIIVLSAKEEPIVKREAFIAGANDYLVKLPDAMELTARIRYHSNSYLMSRQRDEALDFLSHDMRSPQTSILALLDVYRTEHGDMPAIMERIAGHARRALALADGFIHLTRAQSERRAHEVVSLNEIVLDAVDQLWEKAAGLGCRVIAHVPDTECVTMGDRMMLTRAVANLVDNGLKYGPAGMDVHCTLTGEGGAWLIGVEDAGTGIAPEQRTAATESFVQLESAHGAARGGFGLGLAFVRATAARHRGQILMRNTARGFMVALRLPAQAER; encoded by the coding sequence ATGAAAGAATCGATTGGAGATTCGGCGTTTGAAACTGTATTTATGAAAGAATCGAGCAGTGATAATGCCTCGGATTGCCTCGAATCGGGGTTATCGGTCCTCCTCGTCGACGACCAGCCGTTCGTCGGCGAGGTGATCCGCCGCGCGTTGCGCAGCGAGCACGACATCGACCTGCACGTGTGCACCGACGCACACCGGGCGATGGCGGTCGCGCGCGACGTGAAGCCGACGGTCATCCTGCAGGATCTCGTGATGCCGGAGATCGACGGCCTCGATCTCGTGCGCGCCTGGCGCGCGGACGCCGGCACCGCACGCGTGCCGATCATCGTGCTGTCCGCGAAGGAGGAGCCGATCGTCAAGCGCGAGGCGTTCATCGCCGGCGCGAACGACTATCTGGTGAAGCTTCCCGACGCGATGGAGCTCACCGCGCGCATCCGCTATCACTCGAATTCGTACCTGATGTCGCGCCAGCGCGACGAGGCGCTCGATTTCCTGTCGCACGACATGCGTTCGCCGCAGACGTCGATCCTCGCGCTACTCGACGTCTACCGGACCGAACACGGCGACATGCCCGCGATCATGGAGCGCATCGCCGGCCATGCGCGGCGCGCGCTCGCGCTCGCCGACGGCTTCATCCACCTGACCCGCGCGCAATCCGAGCGCCGTGCGCACGAGGTCGTGAGTCTCAACGAGATCGTGCTCGATGCCGTCGACCAGCTGTGGGAGAAGGCGGCCGGGCTCGGCTGCCGGGTGATCGCGCACGTGCCGGATACCGAGTGCGTGACGATGGGCGACCGCATGATGTTGACGCGCGCGGTCGCGAACCTGGTCGACAACGGGCTGAAGTACGGCCCGGCCGGGATGGACGTTCATTGCACGCTGACCGGCGAGGGCGGCGCCTGGCTGATCGGCGTCGAGGATGCCGGCACCGGCATCGCGCCGGAACAGCGCACGGCCGCGACCGAGTCGTTCGTGCAGCTCGAATCCGCGCACGGCGCGGCGCGCGGCGGCTTCGGCCTCGGGCTCGCGTTCGTCCGCGCGACGGCGGCGCGGCATCGCGGCCAGATCCTGATGCGCAATACGGCGCGCGGCTTCATGGTCGCGCTTCGGCTGCCGGCGCAAGCGGAGCGGTGA
- a CDS encoding methyl-accepting chemotaxis protein, which yields MATVTPRATNESLHPTIGAARLTLGNRILLSFGVLFVLMLVTAGVSYERLRAINAEAVSIERDSLPGVYLASSLRAAVNETFVMLQQATFVETDPDAVQRDLAKIADAMKQVESLSVDYQASIFRDDDRARFATFRGAYDRYLPLLTDAVQRHRGSRDEAVAAYAKVLPGWAEVVQDANIMVQENRKFADQSARVIRESVQDTEVVLVGALTIMLLSALGLGYMLYRSVTVPMARLVEVHDVMRTGNLTHRLDLRRRDEFGTLETGFNRMADELTELVARAQQSSMQVTTSVAEIAATSREQQATANETAATTTEIGATSREIFATSRDLLRTMNEVAGVAEQSATLAGVSQSGLTRMGETMRSVMDAAGSVNAKLAILNEKALNINQVVATITKVADQTNLLSLNAAIEAEKAGEYGRGFAVVATEIRRLADQTAVATYDIEQTVKEIQSAVSAGVMGMDKFSEEVRRGMLDVQQVGGQLSQIIAEVQTLAPRFQMVNEGMQTQANGAEQITQALSQLSEAAQQTAESLRQSSQAIDDLTLVANQLRTSVSRFKVDA from the coding sequence ATGGCCACCGTGACGCCCCGCGCGACCAATGAAAGCCTGCATCCGACGATCGGCGCTGCCCGGCTGACGCTCGGCAATCGCATCCTGCTCAGCTTCGGCGTGCTGTTCGTGCTGATGCTGGTGACAGCCGGCGTGTCGTACGAGCGACTGCGCGCGATCAACGCCGAAGCCGTCAGCATCGAGCGCGACTCGTTGCCCGGCGTCTACCTCGCGTCATCGCTGCGCGCGGCGGTCAACGAAACGTTCGTCATGCTGCAGCAGGCGACTTTCGTCGAGACCGACCCCGACGCCGTGCAGCGCGATCTCGCGAAGATCGCGGACGCGATGAAGCAGGTCGAGTCGCTGTCGGTCGACTACCAGGCGTCGATCTTCCGCGACGACGACCGCGCGCGTTTTGCGACGTTTCGCGGCGCATACGATCGCTACCTGCCGCTGTTGACCGACGCGGTACAGCGGCACCGCGGCTCGCGCGACGAAGCGGTCGCCGCCTACGCGAAGGTGTTGCCGGGGTGGGCCGAGGTCGTGCAGGACGCGAACATCATGGTCCAGGAGAACCGCAAGTTCGCGGACCAGTCCGCGAGGGTGATCCGCGAATCCGTGCAGGACACGGAAGTCGTGCTCGTCGGCGCGCTGACGATCATGCTGCTGTCCGCGCTCGGGCTCGGCTACATGCTGTACCGCTCGGTCACCGTGCCGATGGCGCGGCTCGTCGAGGTACACGACGTGATGCGCACCGGCAACCTGACCCATCGCCTCGATCTGCGCCGCCGCGACGAATTCGGCACGCTCGAGACCGGCTTCAACCGGATGGCCGACGAATTGACCGAGCTGGTCGCGCGCGCGCAGCAGTCGTCGATGCAGGTGACGACGTCGGTGGCCGAGATCGCGGCGACGTCGCGCGAGCAGCAGGCGACCGCGAACGAGACCGCGGCGACGACGACCGAGATCGGCGCGACCTCGCGCGAGATCTTCGCGACGTCGCGCGACCTGCTGCGCACGATGAACGAAGTGGCCGGCGTGGCCGAGCAGTCGGCGACGCTCGCGGGCGTGAGCCAGAGCGGGCTCACGCGGATGGGCGAGACGATGCGCAGCGTGATGGACGCGGCCGGCTCGGTGAACGCGAAGCTCGCGATCCTCAACGAGAAGGCGCTGAACATCAACCAGGTGGTCGCGACGATCACCAAGGTGGCCGACCAGACCAACCTGCTGTCGCTGAACGCGGCGATCGAGGCCGAGAAGGCCGGCGAGTACGGCCGCGGCTTCGCGGTCGTCGCGACCGAGATCCGCCGCCTGGCCGACCAGACGGCGGTGGCGACCTACGACATCGAGCAGACGGTCAAGGAAATCCAGTCGGCCGTGTCGGCGGGCGTGATGGGGATGGACAAGTTCTCCGAGGAAGTGCGCCGCGGGATGCTCGACGTGCAGCAGGTCGGCGGGCAGCTGTCGCAGATCATCGCCGAGGTGCAGACCCTCGCGCCGCGCTTCCAGATGGTCAACGAAGGGATGCAGACGCAGGCGAACGGCGCCGAGCAGATCACGCAGGCGCTGTCGCAACTGTCGGAAGCCGCGCAGCAGACGGCCGAGTCGCTGCGCCAGTCGTCGCAGGCGATCGACGACCTGACGCTCGTCGCGAACCAGTTGCGCACCAGCGTGTCGCGCTTCAAGGTCGACGCGTGA
- a CDS encoding chemotaxis protein CheW codes for MTRADPQNGAQALFLMFELDGERYALDAAGIDEVLPLAVMKAVPGAPDWIAGLLMRGGQPVPVIDVPMLALGRRAQVLRSTRLVMVRHRAGHADGERTIGLIVERATQTMRIDRAAFRASGISTARTRWLGRVANTPDGVVQQVSVPDLVDDVARLYLFDGLPGHGEESA; via the coding sequence GTGACGCGCGCCGATCCGCAGAACGGCGCCCAAGCGCTGTTCCTGATGTTCGAGCTCGACGGCGAGCGTTATGCGCTCGACGCGGCCGGCATCGACGAGGTGCTGCCGCTCGCCGTCATGAAGGCGGTGCCCGGCGCGCCCGACTGGATCGCCGGGCTGCTGATGCGCGGCGGCCAGCCGGTGCCGGTGATCGACGTGCCGATGCTGGCGCTCGGGCGGCGCGCGCAGGTGCTGCGCTCGACGCGGCTCGTGATGGTGCGCCATCGCGCCGGTCACGCCGATGGCGAGCGCACGATCGGCCTGATCGTGGAGCGCGCGACGCAGACGATGCGGATCGACCGCGCGGCGTTCCGCGCCAGCGGCATCTCGACCGCGCGCACGCGCTGGCTCGGGCGGGTCGCGAACACGCCCGACGGCGTCGTGCAGCAGGTGTCGGTGCCCGACCTGGTCGACGACGTTGCACGCCTGTATCTGTTCGACGGCCTGCCGGGCCACGGGGAGGAGTCCGCATGA
- a CDS encoding CheR family methyltransferase, with translation MNVSESRFRGWLLRETGIDPDSLGNDFLMRALADRVHALQADGERVPSAARPPVTPEALDAYWQQLNASADERRALIELFVVPETWFFRDREAFATLARLAAERLAAMPGRVIRVLSAPCSTGEEPYSAAMALLDAGLEPASFTIDAIDLSARAIEQARLGCYGRNAFRGTATEFRTRYFTPTRDGWLLDERVRACVQFSHANLVEPVADTGIRYDFVFCRNVLIYFDRDAQDRVIRSLDARLVDDGMLFVGPAETGVAMRHGMRSARVPLAFAFHREPAGAAADSCAAWPAAPLSAAAAHRGAERLTVAPLAAPRPVLAVAPPAWLGDVRQPFSAPRPVVQTAAIDARAAAAAAAPANDGIAPTLDEAPTLEDAQALANAGALDEAERVLAQFSARVGPHADAFYLNGLIADARGRAAEASDFYRKALYLRPTHHEALTHLATLLDVGGDRAGAQWLLERARRSAG, from the coding sequence ATGAACGTGTCCGAATCGCGATTTCGCGGCTGGTTGCTGCGCGAGACCGGCATCGACCCCGATTCGCTCGGCAACGATTTCCTGATGCGGGCGCTGGCGGATCGCGTGCATGCGTTGCAGGCGGACGGCGAGCGCGTGCCGTCGGCCGCGCGGCCGCCCGTGACGCCGGAAGCGCTCGACGCGTACTGGCAGCAGCTCAACGCGTCGGCCGACGAACGGCGTGCGCTGATCGAGCTGTTCGTCGTCCCCGAGACGTGGTTCTTCCGCGACCGCGAGGCCTTCGCGACGCTCGCGCGGCTGGCCGCCGAACGGCTCGCCGCGATGCCGGGCCGCGTGATCCGCGTACTGAGCGCGCCGTGTTCGACGGGCGAGGAACCGTATTCGGCGGCGATGGCATTGCTGGATGCGGGGCTCGAGCCGGCCAGCTTCACGATCGACGCGATCGACCTCAGCGCGCGTGCGATCGAGCAGGCGCGGCTCGGCTGTTACGGGCGCAATGCGTTCCGCGGGACTGCGACGGAGTTTCGTACGCGGTATTTCACGCCGACCCGCGACGGCTGGCTGCTCGACGAGCGCGTGCGCGCGTGCGTGCAGTTCAGTCATGCGAACCTCGTCGAACCGGTGGCCGATACCGGCATTCGCTACGACTTCGTGTTCTGCCGCAACGTACTGATCTATTTCGACCGCGATGCGCAGGATCGCGTGATCCGTTCGCTCGACGCGCGTCTCGTCGACGACGGCATGCTGTTCGTCGGGCCGGCGGAGACGGGCGTCGCGATGCGGCACGGGATGCGCTCGGCGCGCGTGCCGCTGGCGTTCGCGTTCCATCGCGAGCCGGCCGGCGCGGCGGCCGATTCATGCGCGGCGTGGCCGGCGGCGCCGCTGTCCGCGGCGGCGGCGCACCGGGGAGCGGAGCGCCTCACGGTCGCACCGCTCGCCGCGCCGCGGCCGGTGCTGGCCGTCGCGCCGCCGGCCTGGCTCGGCGACGTGCGTCAGCCATTCTCGGCGCCACGGCCGGTCGTGCAGACCGCCGCGATCGACGCACGGGCCGCCGCCGCGGCGGCCGCACCGGCCAACGACGGTATCGCGCCGACGCTCGACGAGGCGCCGACGCTGGAAGATGCGCAGGCGCTGGCGAACGCGGGCGCGCTCGACGAGGCCGAGCGCGTGCTCGCGCAGTTCTCGGCGCGCGTCGGCCCGCATGCCGATGCGTTCTACCTGAACGGACTGATCGCGGATGCGCGCGGGCGCGCCGCGGAAGCGAGCGACTTCTACCGCAAGGCGCTGTACCTGCGCCCCACGCATCACGAGGCGCTGACGCATCTCGCGACGCTGCTCGACGTCGGCGGCGATCGTGCGGGCGCGCAATGGCTGCTCGAACGCGCCCGGCGTTCGGCCGGCTGA
- a CDS encoding RNA-guided endonuclease TnpB family protein translates to MILVYRYRVKSLNGLLNKQSRAVNYVWNFCNDTQKHALKWSKKWPTGFDLNVLTTGSSKALGIHSGTINATCEQYAKSRSQHRRPYLRYRGRKSLGWVPLKGRDLKREGDAFRFAGNTFRVFNSRPLPEGKIKDGTNFAQDARGNWFLNIVIEVPDVQARPIRSGVGIDLGLKDFATLSTGEKLPNDQFGRRAAERLAKAQRARKHKRHIAKLHAKVANARADFQHKLALDLVRRFDYIAVGNVSAAKLARTRMAKSVYDASWSSFRDKLRYKAIAHGATFEEVDESGSTQSCSSCGSRDSTTRPKGIAGLRIREWACSDCGVEHDRDLNAALNILRCGRASPGVGILRL, encoded by the coding sequence ATGATCCTTGTCTACCGCTACCGGGTGAAATCGCTCAACGGACTGCTCAACAAGCAGAGCCGTGCGGTGAACTACGTCTGGAACTTCTGCAATGACACGCAGAAGCACGCGCTCAAGTGGAGCAAGAAGTGGCCGACGGGATTCGATCTGAACGTGCTCACGACCGGCAGCAGCAAGGCGCTCGGCATCCACTCCGGCACGATCAACGCGACGTGCGAGCAATATGCGAAGTCGCGCAGTCAGCACCGACGGCCCTACCTGCGCTATCGCGGCAGGAAATCGCTGGGCTGGGTGCCGCTGAAGGGACGTGACCTGAAGCGCGAAGGTGACGCGTTCCGTTTCGCCGGCAACACGTTTCGCGTGTTCAACAGTCGACCGCTTCCCGAAGGCAAGATCAAGGACGGCACCAACTTTGCGCAGGATGCGCGCGGCAATTGGTTTCTCAACATCGTGATCGAAGTACCCGACGTTCAGGCCCGCCCGATCCGCTCCGGTGTGGGCATCGATCTCGGCCTGAAAGACTTCGCCACCCTTTCGACCGGCGAGAAGCTGCCCAATGACCAGTTCGGTCGACGAGCGGCGGAAAGGCTCGCGAAAGCGCAGCGAGCACGAAAGCACAAGCGGCATATCGCGAAGCTGCACGCCAAGGTGGCAAATGCCCGTGCCGATTTTCAACACAAGCTCGCGCTCGATCTCGTGCGGCGCTTCGATTACATCGCGGTCGGCAACGTGTCGGCCGCGAAACTTGCCAGAACCAGGATGGCGAAGAGCGTCTACGACGCATCCTGGTCGTCCTTCCGGGACAAGCTCCGTTACAAGGCGATCGCGCACGGAGCCACGTTTGAGGAAGTCGACGAAAGCGGTTCGACCCAGTCCTGTTCGTCGTGCGGATCGAGAGACAGCACGACGCGGCCGAAAGGTATCGCGGGACTGCGAATAAGAGAATGGGCCTGCAGTGACTGTGGTGTCGAGCATGATCGTGATCTCAACGCTGCGCTGAACATTCTCCGATGCGGACGTGCATCGCCAGGTGTGGGAATCCTCCGCCTTTAG
- a CDS encoding chemotaxis protein CheW, producing the protein MNRAATDDATLDVDDCWNRIGTRGDRSCERLNDCLRCLNCPVYASNAAKLLERPLDVAEMTDVTRRMSAFDTAHASDDDGVARHAALAFRVADEWLALPIGVLREIAGTRPIHSLPHRRNSAVRGVVNIRGTLRIAISIGALLGLDAGKAGSDDGRFTRLLVAAHQGEPVVFPVDEVEGVLRFGASDWVPVPATVGRASAGLSRGVLSWRGKSVGLLDDDRLFDAVTRSMR; encoded by the coding sequence ATGAACCGCGCCGCCACTGACGACGCGACGCTCGACGTCGACGATTGCTGGAACCGGATCGGCACGCGCGGCGACCGCTCGTGCGAGCGGCTGAACGACTGCCTGCGCTGCCTGAACTGCCCGGTCTACGCGTCGAACGCGGCCAAGCTGCTCGAGCGTCCGCTCGACGTGGCCGAGATGACCGACGTCACGCGCCGGATGAGCGCGTTCGACACGGCACACGCGAGCGACGACGACGGCGTGGCGCGCCATGCGGCGCTTGCGTTCCGGGTGGCCGACGAATGGCTCGCGCTGCCGATCGGCGTGCTGCGCGAGATCGCCGGCACGCGCCCGATCCATTCGCTGCCGCATCGCCGCAATTCGGCCGTGCGCGGCGTGGTCAACATCCGCGGCACGCTGCGCATCGCGATCTCGATCGGCGCGCTGCTCGGCCTCGATGCCGGCAAGGCCGGCAGCGACGACGGCCGTTTCACGCGGCTGCTGGTGGCCGCGCACCAGGGCGAACCGGTCGTGTTTCCGGTGGACGAAGTCGAGGGCGTGCTGCGCTTCGGCGCCTCCGACTGGGTGCCGGTGCCGGCGACGGTCGGGCGCGCGAGCGCCGGCCTGTCGCGCGGCGTGCTGTCGTGGCGCGGCAAGTCGGTGGGGCTGCTCGACGACGATCGTCTGTTCGACGCCGTGACAAGGAGCATGCGATGA
- a CDS encoding hybrid sensor histidine kinase/response regulator has protein sequence MSGDDDLSHLSLLELYREETRTQTQALSERLLALESGEPDAVALEACMRAAHSLKGAARIVGVPLGVEIAGRMEECFVAAQAGTIALTATHVDVLLAGVDLLVRVGDPQGQPVSQTEIDVFAAALTGADGAQTMQAPAAAPPPVPPSFAPYRDHDGAANEPVGASAAVPPLAVSGAVPHPAQAGRVAGAGAMRRVRADTLNRLLSLSGESLVESRWLKPFAESMLRVKRAQRDAARSLDLMVEQFADDLDAGMLASMNEVRHMLNDLQRSLAERMDEFDRFERRSTHIAEQLYDEALQCRMRPFGDATRAYPRIVRDLARSLGKQVRFSIVGEGTQVDRDILDLLDAPLGHLLRNAIDHGVDSPDARHARGKPAEASVTLEARHSAGSLLVSVIDDGPGVDMDALRAAVVRQRLTDDETAARLSDPELLEFLLLPGFSMRDAVTDVSGRGVGLDAVQEMVRGVRGAVRIFNEPGAGMRFVLQLPLTLSVIRSLLVEVGGEPYAFPLAHVRRTLELAHDDIDVLEGQPHFPFDGRRVGLVAAHQLLDAGEPDVARASTAVVVVGGEPELYGVAVDRFLGERMLVVQPLDSRLHKIQNIAAGALLENGDPVLIVDVEDLIRSVDKLVRGGQLARLTRDPQLALADRRRRVLVVDDSLTVRELERKLLEKRGYDVTVAVDGMEGWNAVRSDAFDLVVTDVDMPRMDGIELVTLIKGDPMLKRVPVMIVSYKDRDEDRRRGLDAGADYYLAKSSFHDEALLDAVHDLIGDARG, from the coding sequence ATGAGCGGCGATGACGACCTGAGCCACCTGTCGCTGCTCGAACTGTATCGCGAGGAGACGCGCACGCAGACCCAGGCGCTGTCGGAGCGGCTGCTCGCGCTCGAATCGGGCGAGCCCGATGCCGTCGCGCTCGAAGCGTGCATGCGCGCCGCGCATTCGCTGAAGGGCGCCGCGCGTATCGTCGGCGTGCCGCTCGGCGTCGAGATCGCCGGGCGGATGGAAGAATGCTTCGTCGCCGCGCAGGCCGGCACGATCGCGCTGACGGCCACGCACGTCGACGTGCTGCTGGCCGGCGTCGATTTGCTGGTGCGGGTCGGCGATCCGCAGGGGCAGCCCGTGTCGCAGACCGAGATCGACGTGTTCGCGGCGGCGCTGACGGGCGCCGACGGCGCGCAGACGATGCAGGCGCCGGCCGCCGCGCCACCGCCCGTGCCGCCGTCGTTCGCGCCGTATCGCGATCACGACGGCGCCGCGAACGAGCCGGTCGGGGCGAGCGCCGCGGTGCCGCCGCTCGCCGTGTCGGGCGCGGTGCCCCATCCGGCCCAGGCCGGACGCGTGGCGGGCGCCGGCGCGATGCGCCGCGTGCGCGCCGATACGCTGAACCGGCTGCTGAGCCTGTCCGGCGAATCGCTGGTGGAATCGCGCTGGCTCAAGCCGTTCGCCGAATCGATGCTGCGCGTGAAGCGCGCGCAGCGCGACGCGGCCCGTTCGCTCGACCTGATGGTCGAGCAGTTCGCCGACGATCTCGACGCCGGCATGCTCGCGTCGATGAACGAAGTGCGGCACATGCTCAACGACCTGCAGCGCTCGCTCGCGGAGCGCATGGACGAATTCGACCGCTTCGAGCGGCGCAGCACGCATATCGCCGAGCAGCTGTACGACGAGGCGCTGCAATGCCGGATGCGGCCGTTCGGCGATGCGACGCGCGCGTATCCGCGCATCGTCCGCGATCTCGCGCGCTCGCTCGGCAAGCAGGTGCGTTTCTCGATCGTCGGTGAAGGTACGCAGGTCGATCGCGACATCCTCGACCTGCTCGACGCGCCGCTCGGCCACCTGCTGCGCAACGCGATCGACCACGGCGTCGATTCGCCCGACGCGCGCCACGCGCGCGGCAAGCCGGCCGAGGCGAGCGTCACGCTCGAGGCGCGCCACAGCGCAGGCTCGCTGCTCGTCAGCGTGATCGACGACGGGCCGGGGGTCGACATGGATGCGCTGCGCGCGGCCGTCGTGCGCCAGCGCCTGACCGACGACGAGACGGCCGCGCGGCTGTCCGATCCGGAATTGCTCGAATTCCTGCTGCTGCCGGGTTTCTCGATGCGCGATGCGGTAACCGACGTATCGGGCCGCGGCGTCGGTCTCGACGCGGTGCAGGAGATGGTGCGCGGCGTGCGTGGCGCGGTGCGGATCTTCAACGAGCCGGGGGCCGGCATGCGCTTCGTGCTGCAGTTGCCGCTCACGCTGTCGGTGATCCGCAGCCTGCTCGTCGAAGTGGGCGGCGAGCCCTATGCATTCCCGCTCGCGCACGTGCGCCGCACGCTCGAACTCGCGCACGACGACATCGACGTGCTCGAAGGGCAGCCGCATTTTCCGTTCGACGGCCGGCGCGTGGGCCTCGTCGCCGCGCACCAGCTGCTCGATGCGGGCGAACCGGACGTGGCGCGCGCGAGCACGGCGGTCGTGGTCGTCGGCGGCGAACCGGAGCTGTACGGCGTCGCGGTCGACCGCTTCCTCGGCGAGCGGATGCTCGTCGTGCAGCCGCTCGACAGCCGCCTGCACAAGATCCAGAACATCGCGGCCGGCGCGTTGCTCGAGAACGGCGACCCGGTGCTGATCGTCGACGTCGAGGACCTGATCCGCTCGGTCGACAAGCTCGTGCGCGGCGGCCAGCTCGCGCGGCTCACGCGCGATCCGCAGCTCGCGCTCGCCGACCGGCGCCGCCGCGTGCTCGTCGTCGACGATTCGCTGACGGTGCGCGAGCTCGAACGCAAGCTGCTGGAAAAGCGCGGCTACGACGTGACGGTCGCGGTCGACGGGATGGAAGGGTGGAATGCCGTGCGCAGCGATGCGTTCGATCTCGTCGTGACCGACGTCGACATGCCGCGCATGGACGGCATCGAACTCGTCACGCTGATCAAGGGCGACCCGATGCTCAAGCGCGTGCCGGTGATGATCGTGTCGTACAAGGATCGTGACGAGGATCGCCGCCGCGGGCTCGACGCCGGCGCCGATTACTACCTCGCGAAGAGCAGCTTCCACGACGAGGCGCTGCTCGATGCCGTGCACGACCTGATCGGAGATGCGCGCGGATGA
- a CDS encoding chemotaxis response regulator protein-glutamate methylesterase, which translates to MNIGIVNDLPLAVEALRRVIALRADHRVLWVATDGDEAVDFCVAHPPDVVLMDLVMPKVDGVAATRRIMARAPCAILIVTASVSANTSSVYEAMGAGALDAVDTPTLALGLSTDASPQALLAKIDQIGRLLESRTTALVPPGPAPTRGQPTLVAIGASAGGPTALTALLRALPADFPAAIVIVQHVDQAFAYGMAEWLDGYTRLPVRVARQGSVPEAGAVLLAATNDHLMLSPRGVLGYTRHPAETPYRPSIDVFFNSVADGWQGDALGVLLTGMGRDGALGLKAMRAKGCYTIAQDQATSAVYGMPKAAAAIGAASAILPLDQIAPQLIARIALTSRD; encoded by the coding sequence ATGAACATCGGTATCGTCAATGATCTGCCGCTGGCCGTGGAGGCACTGCGCCGCGTGATCGCGCTGCGCGCGGATCATCGCGTGCTGTGGGTCGCGACCGATGGCGACGAGGCGGTGGATTTCTGCGTCGCGCATCCGCCCGACGTCGTGCTGATGGACCTCGTGATGCCGAAGGTCGATGGCGTCGCCGCGACGCGCCGGATCATGGCGCGCGCGCCGTGCGCGATCCTGATCGTGACGGCGAGCGTCAGCGCGAACACGTCGTCGGTGTACGAGGCGATGGGCGCCGGCGCGCTCGACGCGGTTGACACGCCGACGCTCGCGCTCGGACTGTCGACCGACGCATCGCCGCAGGCGCTGCTCGCGAAGATCGACCAGATCGGCCGGCTGCTCGAAAGCCGCACCACGGCGCTCGTGCCGCCGGGGCCGGCCCCCACGCGCGGACAGCCGACGCTCGTCGCGATCGGTGCGTCGGCGGGCGGGCCGACCGCGCTCACCGCGCTGCTGCGCGCGCTGCCGGCCGACTTTCCGGCGGCGATCGTGATCGTCCAGCACGTCGACCAGGCATTCGCGTACGGCATGGCCGAATGGCTCGACGGCTATACGCGGCTGCCGGTGCGCGTCGCGCGGCAGGGCAGCGTGCCCGAGGCCGGCGCGGTGCTGCTCGCGGCGACCAACGACCATCTGATGCTGTCGCCGCGCGGCGTGCTCGGCTATACGCGGCATCCGGCCGAAACGCCGTACCGGCCGTCGATCGACGTCTTCTTCAACAGCGTCGCGGACGGCTGGCAGGGCGATGCGCTCGGCGTGCTGCTGACCGGCATGGGACGCGACGGCGCGCTCGGCCTGAAGGCGATGCGGGCGAAGGGCTGCTACACGATCGCGCAGGATCAGGCGACCAGCGCCGTGTACGGGATGCCGAAGGCCGCGGCAGCGATCGGCGCTGCGTCGGCGATCCTGCCGCTCGACCAGATCGCGCCCCAGTTGATCGCGCGGATCGCATTGACATCGCGCGACTGA
- a CDS encoding riboflavin synthase: MFTGIVQGVGTIDAIKDHGELRTFSIAFPERFTDDIEIGASVSVDGVCLTVTTIHSPTLIDFDVMLPSLRITTLADLATGARVNVERAAKDGAEIGGHPLSGHVDFTGTIAHIASSEHNRMIRIGVPAEFKRYVFAKGYIAINGCSLTVSDVNRDEGWFDVWLIPETRRATTFDAKGVDDKVNIEIERSTQVVVDTIRESVKETLGELNGVVTALLAEKGIDIEELLARNVARLPKQ, translated from the coding sequence ATGTTTACAGGCATTGTTCAGGGTGTCGGCACCATCGACGCCATCAAGGATCACGGCGAGCTGAGAACGTTCAGCATCGCATTCCCCGAGCGGTTCACCGACGATATCGAGATCGGCGCGAGCGTGTCGGTCGACGGCGTATGCCTGACGGTCACGACCATCCATTCGCCGACGCTGATCGACTTCGACGTGATGCTGCCGAGCCTGCGGATCACGACGCTGGCCGACCTCGCGACCGGCGCGCGGGTCAACGTCGAGCGGGCCGCGAAGGACGGCGCGGAGATCGGCGGGCATCCGCTGTCCGGTCACGTCGATTTCACGGGGACCATCGCGCACATCGCGTCGTCCGAGCACAACCGGATGATCCGCATCGGCGTGCCGGCCGAGTTCAAGCGTTATGTGTTCGCGAAGGGCTACATCGCGATCAACGGCTGCAGCCTCACCGTGTCGGACGTCAATCGCGACGAAGGCTGGTTCGACGTCTGGCTGATTCCCGAAACGCGCCGCGCGACCACGTTCGATGCGAAGGGCGTCGACGACAAGGTCAACATCGAGATCGAGCGCAGCACGCAGGTCGTCGTGGACACGATTCGCGAATCGGTCAAGGAAACGCTCGGCGAATTGAATGGTGTCGTCACCGCGCTGCTGGCGGAAAAAGGCATCGATATCGAGGAACTGCTGGCGCGCAACGTCGCGCGGCTGCCGAAGCAGTAA